From Streptomyces sp. NBC_00775, one genomic window encodes:
- a CDS encoding HD domain-containing protein, protein MTQTLLTLAEVEALAREAHAAQTDKAGRPYAEHLQAVAEGVRERGGDDEQIAAAWLHDAVEDDALSEDWLREAALTPRTKEIVLALTKREGEPAESYARRIRTTSGALLVKVSDLAHNGDPARLAVLDEHTRARLTKKYATMRALLDLPPY, encoded by the coding sequence CTGGCCGAAGTCGAAGCCCTCGCCCGCGAGGCGCACGCCGCCCAGACCGACAAGGCGGGGCGGCCGTACGCCGAACACCTTCAGGCCGTGGCGGAGGGCGTCCGCGAGCGCGGGGGAGACGACGAACAGATAGCGGCCGCCTGGCTGCACGACGCGGTCGAGGACGACGCGCTCTCCGAGGACTGGCTGCGCGAGGCCGCGCTGACCCCGCGTACGAAGGAGATCGTGCTGGCGCTCACCAAGCGGGAGGGGGAGCCTGCAGAGTCGTACGCGCGACGCATCCGTACGACCTCGGGCGCCCTCCTGGTGAAGGTGTCCGACCTGGCGCACAACGGCGATCCGGCCCGGCTGGCCGTTCTTGACGAGCACACGCGGGCGCGGCTGACGAAGAAGTACGCGACGATGCGCGCGCTGCTGGATCTGCCGCCCTACTGA